A single window of Agromyces aureus DNA harbors:
- the rplO gene encoding 50S ribosomal protein L15: MADEKIDATAEAPKKAPAKKAAAKPAAEKAAAPKAAAAKKAPAKAAAAKADDAAAEKAPAKKAPAKKAAPKADVAEKREQVLKVHHLRPAPGAKKDKTRVGRGEGSKGKTAGRGTKGSKARNNIRPGFEGGQLPYHMRAPKLRGFKNPFRVEYQVVNLDKLAELYPKGGDVTIADLVEKGAVRKNERVKVLGNGDLQVKLNVAVDKVSGSAEQKIVAAGGSVK, encoded by the coding sequence ATGGCTGACGAGAAGATCGACGCCACCGCAGAAGCCCCCAAGAAGGCTCCCGCGAAGAAGGCTGCGGCCAAGCCCGCCGCTGAGAAGGCCGCAGCTCCCAAGGCTGCTGCCGCGAAGAAGGCACCGGCCAAGGCCGCTGCTGCGAAGGCCGACGACGCGGCCGCCGAGAAGGCTCCCGCGAAGAAGGCTCCTGCCAAGAAGGCGGCCCCCAAGGCGGACGTCGCCGAGAAGCGCGAGCAGGTTCTGAAGGTGCACCACCTTCGTCCCGCTCCCGGTGCCAAGAAGGACAAGACCCGCGTCGGACGCGGTGAGGGTTCCAAGGGCAAGACGGCAGGTCGCGGCACCAAGGGCTCGAAGGCCCGCAACAACATCCGCCCCGGTTTCGAGGGTGGACAGCTTCCGTACCACATGCGTGCGCCGAAGCTGCGCGGCTTCAAGAACCCGTTCCGCGTGGAGTACCAGGTCGTGAACCTGGACAAGCTGGCCGAGCTCTACCCGAAGGGCGGCGATGTCACCATCGCCGACCTCGTCGAGAAGGGCGCCGTTCGCAAGAACGAGCGCGTGAAGGTTCTCGGCAACGGCGACCTTCAGGTCAAGCTCAACGTCGCCGTCGACAAGGTCTCCGGCTCGGCTGAGCAGAAGATCGTCGCCGCCGGCGGCTCGGTCAAGTAG
- the rpmD gene encoding 50S ribosomal protein L30: MAKQLKVTQIKSKVSEKQYQRDTLRSLGLKRIGQSVVREDNPQNRGYVNTVAHLVKVEEID, translated from the coding sequence ATGGCCAAGCAGCTCAAGGTGACCCAGATCAAGTCCAAGGTGAGCGAGAAGCAGTACCAGCGTGACACGCTGCGCAGCCTCGGACTCAAGCGAATCGGCCAGTCGGTCGTGCGTGAGGACAACCCGCAGAACCGCGGCTACGTCAACACGGTCGCGCACCTCGTGAAGGTTGAGGAGATTGACTAA
- the rpsE gene encoding 30S ribosomal protein S5, with product MTAEAPVETAAASEPARNERDNRRGGGRDRNQGGRDRGGRDAEKSQFLERVVTINRVSKVVKGGRRFSFTALVVVGDGNGLVGVGYGKAREVPTAISKGVEEAKKNFFRVPRIGATIPHPVQGEAAAGVVLLRPASPGTGVIAGGPVRAVLECAGIHDVLSKSLGSSNTINIVHATVEALKQLEEPRAVAARRGLDYDEVAPARLLRAEAQAAESAAAAKAGA from the coding sequence GTGACTGCGGAGGCACCCGTCGAGACGGCTGCTGCCTCCGAGCCGGCTCGCAACGAGCGCGACAACCGCCGTGGCGGCGGTCGCGACCGCAACCAGGGTGGCCGCGACCGCGGTGGCCGCGACGCCGAGAAGAGCCAGTTCCTCGAGCGCGTCGTGACCATCAACCGCGTGTCGAAGGTCGTCAAGGGCGGCCGTCGCTTCAGCTTCACGGCGCTCGTCGTCGTGGGCGACGGCAACGGCCTCGTGGGTGTCGGCTACGGCAAGGCCCGCGAAGTCCCGACCGCGATCTCGAAGGGCGTCGAGGAGGCGAAGAAGAACTTCTTCCGCGTCCCGCGCATCGGCGCGACCATTCCCCACCCCGTCCAGGGTGAGGCTGCGGCCGGCGTCGTGCTCCTTCGCCCGGCATCGCCCGGTACCGGTGTCATCGCCGGTGGTCCCGTGCGTGCCGTGCTCGAGTGCGCCGGCATCCACGACGTCCTGAGCAAGTCGCTCGGGTCGTCGAACACGATCAACATCGTGCACGCCACGGTCGAGGCGCTCAAGCAGCTCGAAGAGCCGCGCGCCGTCGCCGCCCGTCGTGGTCTCGACTACGACGAGGTCGCACCGGCCCGTCTGCTGCGTGCCGAGGCTCAGGCGGCAGAGTCCGCCGCAGCAGCGAAGGCAGGTGCCTGA
- the rplR gene encoding 50S ribosomal protein L18, producing the protein MAVKTKTAARSRRHTRLRKKVVGTELRPRLVVTRSARHVFVQVVDDSKGLTVASASTMEADLRAFDGDKTAKAKKVGELVAERAKKAGVESVVFDRGGNKYAGRVAAIADGAREAGLNL; encoded by the coding sequence ATGGCTGTGAAGACCAAGACGGCTGCGCGTTCGCGCCGCCACACCCGCCTTCGCAAGAAGGTCGTCGGCACCGAGCTGCGCCCGCGCCTCGTCGTCACCCGTTCGGCCCGTCACGTGTTCGTGCAGGTCGTCGACGACAGCAAGGGCCTGACCGTGGCCAGCGCCTCGACCATGGAGGCAGACCTCCGTGCGTTCGACGGTGACAAGACCGCCAAGGCCAAGAAGGTCGGCGAGCTCGTCGCAGAGCGCGCGAAGAAGGCCGGCGTCGAGTCGGTCGTCTTCGACCGCGGCGGCAACAAGTACGCCGGTCGTGTCGCAGCGATCGCCGATGGAGCGCGAGAGGCAGGGCTCAACCTGTGA
- the rplF gene encoding 50S ribosomal protein L6, with protein MSRIGRLPIDIPAGVEVKVDGSAVNVKGPKGELSLTVASPIEAKVEANQVLVTRPDDERSSRSLHGLTRTLIANQIIGVTEGYSKGLEIVGTGYRVAQKGTAIEFALGFSHPVTVEAPAGITLTVEGNNKLTVAGIDKQAVGETAANIRKIKKPEPYKGKGIRYAGEVVRRKAGKSGK; from the coding sequence ATGTCACGAATCGGACGACTCCCCATCGACATCCCCGCGGGTGTCGAGGTCAAGGTCGACGGCTCCGCCGTCAACGTCAAGGGCCCCAAGGGCGAGCTCTCGCTCACCGTGGCTTCGCCCATCGAGGCAAAGGTCGAGGCGAACCAGGTTCTGGTGACCCGTCCCGACGACGAGCGTTCTTCGCGTTCGCTGCACGGCCTGACCCGCACGCTCATCGCGAACCAGATCATCGGCGTCACCGAGGGCTACTCCAAGGGCCTCGAGATCGTCGGTACCGGTTACCGCGTCGCGCAGAAGGGCACCGCGATCGAGTTCGCGCTCGGTTTCTCGCACCCCGTCACCGTCGAGGCGCCTGCTGGCATCACGCTGACCGTCGAGGGCAACAACAAGCTCACGGTCGCCGGCATCGACAAGCAGGCCGTCGGCGAGACCGCCGCGAACATCCGCAAGATCAAGAAGCCCGAGCCCTACAAGGGCAAGGGCATCCGCTACGCCGGCGAGGTCGTGCGTCGCAAGGCCGGAAAGTCAGGTAAGTAA
- the rpsH gene encoding 30S ribosomal protein S8, with product MTMTDPVADMLTRLRNANSAHHDSVTMPNSKLKSHIAEILTKEGYITGFEITDARVGTELTLTLKFGPNRERSIVGIKRVSKPGLRVYAKSTEIPKVLGGLGVAILSTSSGLLTDRQAEKKGVGGEVLAYVW from the coding sequence ATGACGATGACCGACCCGGTCGCTGACATGCTGACCCGCCTTCGCAATGCGAACTCGGCGCACCACGACTCCGTGACGATGCCGAACTCCAAGCTGAAGTCGCACATCGCCGAGATCCTCACCAAAGAGGGCTACATCACCGGCTTCGAGATCACCGACGCTCGCGTCGGCACTGAGCTCACGCTGACCCTCAAGTTCGGCCCGAACCGCGAGCGCTCGATCGTGGGCATCAAGCGCGTCTCGAAGCCCGGCCTCCGCGTCTACGCGAAGTCGACCGAGATCCCCAAGGTGCTCGGCGGCCTCGGCGTCGCGATCCTGTCCACCTCCAGCGGTCTTCTGACCGACCGCCAGGCCGAGAAGAAGGGCGTGGGTGGGGAAGTCCTCGCCTACGTGTGGTAA
- the rplE gene encoding 50S ribosomal protein L5: MTDTATQAGKIQPRLKTKYRTEIAKALTEEHGYTNVHQVPGLVKIVVNMGVGEAARDGKVIDGAIADLTKITGQKPQVTKARKSIAQFKLREGQAIGTHVTLRGDRMWEFLDRLLSLALPRIRDFRGLSDAQFDGNGNYTFGLTEQSVFHEIDQDKIDRVRGMDITVVTTAKTDAEGRSLLKQLGFPFKSNESAQ; this comes from the coding sequence ATGACCGATACGGCTACGCAGGCTGGCAAAATCCAGCCGCGCCTGAAGACCAAGTACCGCACCGAGATCGCCAAGGCCCTCACCGAGGAGCACGGCTACACCAACGTGCACCAGGTTCCGGGTCTCGTGAAGATCGTCGTGAACATGGGTGTCGGCGAGGCCGCACGCGATGGCAAGGTCATCGACGGTGCGATCGCCGATCTCACCAAGATCACCGGTCAGAAGCCCCAGGTCACCAAGGCCCGCAAGTCCATCGCGCAGTTCAAGCTGCGCGAGGGCCAGGCCATCGGCACGCACGTCACGCTGCGCGGCGACCGCATGTGGGAGTTCCTCGACCGCCTGCTCTCGCTCGCGCTGCCCCGCATCCGCGACTTCCGCGGCCTCTCGGACGCCCAGTTCGACGGCAACGGAAACTACACGTTCGGTCTCACGGAGCAGTCCGTGTTCCACGAGATCGACCAGGACAAGATCGACCGCGTCCGCGGCATGGACATCACTGTGGTGACCACGGCCAAGACCGACGCCGAGGGCCGCTCGCTGCTCAAGCAGCTCGGCTTCCCGTTCAAGTCGAACGAGTCCGCTCAGTAA
- the rplX gene encoding 50S ribosomal protein L24, protein MANIKKGDLVQVISGRSQARGGDRGKQGKVIEVLVAENRVVVQGVNFITKHVRVGQTQRGTKTGGIETHEAPIHVSNVALVDPETKKPTRVGFREEQITKDGVTKTVRVRYAKKSGKDI, encoded by the coding sequence ATGGCCAACATCAAGAAGGGTGACCTCGTTCAGGTCATCTCGGGCCGCAGCCAGGCACGCGGCGGAGACCGCGGCAAGCAGGGCAAGGTCATCGAGGTGCTCGTCGCCGAGAACCGTGTCGTCGTGCAGGGTGTGAACTTCATCACCAAGCACGTTCGCGTCGGCCAGACGCAGCGCGGTACGAAGACCGGCGGCATCGAGACCCACGAGGCTCCGATCCACGTCTCCAACGTCGCGCTCGTCGACCCCGAGACGAAGAAGCCGACCCGCGTCGGCTTCCGCGAAGAGCAGATCACGAAGGACGGCGTCACCAAGACGGTCCGCGTTCGTTACGCAAAGAAGTCAGGCAAGGACATCTGA
- the rplN gene encoding 50S ribosomal protein L14, with protein sequence MLQQESRVKVADNTGAKVLLTIRVLGGSKRRYAGLGDVIVATVKDAIPGGNVKKGDVVKAVIVRTVKETRRPDGSYIKFDENAAVILKNDGDPRGTRIFGPVGRELRDKKFMKIISLAPEVI encoded by the coding sequence GTGCTTCAGCAGGAATCACGAGTCAAGGTCGCCGACAACACCGGCGCCAAGGTGCTGCTCACCATCCGCGTGCTCGGTGGGTCGAAGCGTCGCTACGCCGGCCTGGGTGACGTCATCGTCGCCACGGTCAAGGACGCGATCCCCGGCGGCAACGTCAAGAAGGGCGATGTGGTCAAGGCCGTCATCGTCCGCACCGTCAAGGAGACCCGTCGTCCCGACGGTTCCTACATCAAGTTCGACGAGAACGCCGCGGTGATCCTGAAGAACGATGGTGACCCTCGCGGCACCCGTATCTTCGGACCGGTCGGTCGCGAGCTTCGCGACAAGAAGTTCATGAAGATCATCTCGCTGGCACCGGAGGTTATCTAA
- the rpsQ gene encoding 30S ribosomal protein S17, with amino-acid sequence MAETKKAAAAEVAESAELVRGYRKVRRGYVVSDKMDKTIVVEVEDRVKHPLYGKVIRRTSKIKAHDEANSAGIGDLVVISETRPLSATKRWRLVEIAEKAK; translated from the coding sequence ATGGCTGAGACCAAGAAGGCTGCTGCAGCCGAGGTCGCCGAGTCGGCCGAACTCGTTCGCGGGTACCGCAAGGTTCGTCGTGGGTACGTCGTCAGCGACAAGATGGACAAGACCATCGTCGTCGAGGTCGAAGACCGCGTGAAGCACCCCCTGTACGGCAAGGTCATCCGCCGTACCTCGAAGATCAAGGCGCACGATGAGGCGAACTCCGCCGGCATCGGCGACCTCGTCGTGATCTCCGAGACCCGCCCGCTCTCCGCCACGAAGCGCTGGCGCCTCGTCGAGATCGCCGAGAAGGCCAAGTAA
- the rpmC gene encoding 50S ribosomal protein L29: MSVGTKELATVELDTFEDERLVDELKKAKEELFNLRFQSATGQLESHGRVKAVKRDIARIYTVIRERELGIRATPAPVEAAPAKAEKKTKKAKAEAEAPAEVAETKEA; encoded by the coding sequence ATGTCCGTCGGAACGAAGGAGCTCGCCACTGTCGAGCTCGACACCTTTGAAGACGAGCGACTCGTCGACGAGCTGAAGAAGGCCAAGGAAGAGCTGTTCAACCTGCGCTTCCAGTCGGCCACCGGCCAGCTCGAGAGCCACGGCCGTGTCAAGGCCGTCAAGCGCGACATCGCTCGCATCTACACGGTCATCCGTGAGCGTGAGCTCGGCATCCGTGCCACTCCCGCACCGGTCGAGGCGGCTCCCGCCAAGGCCGAGAAGAAGACGAAGAAGGCCAAGGCCGAGGCGGAAGCCCCTGCTGAGGTCGCAGAGACGAAGGAGGCCTGA
- the rplP gene encoding 50S ribosomal protein L16: protein MLIPRRVKYRKQHHPGRSGQATGGTKVSFGEFGIQALTPAYVTNRQIESARIAMTRHIKRGGKVWINIYPDRPLTKKPAETRMGSGKGSPEWWVANVKPGRVLFEVSGVSEELAREALTRAIHKLPLKARIIKREEGDA, encoded by the coding sequence ATGTTGATTCCCCGTCGAGTCAAGTACCGCAAGCAGCACCACCCCGGCCGCTCGGGCCAGGCCACCGGTGGCACCAAGGTGTCGTTCGGTGAGTTCGGCATCCAGGCGCTGACGCCCGCGTATGTGACCAACCGTCAGATCGAGTCCGCTCGTATCGCCATGACGCGTCACATCAAGCGTGGCGGCAAGGTGTGGATCAACATCTACCCCGACCGTCCGCTCACGAAGAAGCCGGCCGAAACCCGCATGGGTTCCGGTAAGGGTTCGCCCGAGTGGTGGGTCGCCAACGTCAAGCCGGGTCGCGTCCTCTTCGAGGTCTCGGGCGTTTCCGAGGAGCTCGCTCGCGAGGCTCTGACCCGTGCCATCCACAAGCTGCCCCTCAAGGCACGCATCATCAAGCGCGAGGAGGGCGACGCATAA
- the rpsC gene encoding 30S ribosomal protein S3 translates to MGQKVNPYGFRLGITTDHVSRWFSDSTKPGQRYADYLAEDVKIRRLLQTSLDRAGVSRIEIERTRDRVRVDIHTARPGIVIGRRGAEAERIRADLEKLSGKQIQLNILEVKNPEADAQLVAQGIAEQLSARVAFRRAMRKGLQGAQRAGAKGVRIQVSGRLGGAEMSRSEFYREGRVPLHTLRANIDYGFYEAKTTFGRIGVKVWIYKGDVTNKELAREQASQKSSRGDRNDRPRRAPKAQEPVAAGVEA, encoded by the coding sequence ATGGGTCAGAAAGTCAACCCGTACGGCTTCCGTCTCGGCATCACCACCGACCATGTGTCGCGGTGGTTCTCCGACTCGACCAAGCCCGGACAGCGCTACGCCGACTACCTCGCCGAGGATGTCAAGATCCGTCGCCTGCTCCAGACGTCGCTCGACCGCGCGGGAGTCTCGCGCATCGAGATCGAGCGCACCCGTGACCGTGTGCGTGTGGACATCCACACCGCGCGTCCCGGCATCGTGATCGGCCGCCGCGGCGCCGAGGCCGAGCGCATCCGCGCCGACCTCGAGAAGCTCTCGGGCAAGCAGATCCAGCTCAACATCCTCGAGGTCAAGAACCCCGAGGCCGACGCCCAGCTCGTCGCGCAGGGCATCGCCGAGCAGCTCTCCGCTCGCGTGGCATTCCGCCGTGCGATGCGCAAGGGCCTGCAGGGCGCTCAGCGCGCCGGCGCCAAGGGTGTCCGCATCCAGGTGTCGGGCCGTCTCGGCGGCGCCGAGATGAGCCGCTCGGAGTTCTACCGCGAAGGCCGTGTGCCCCTGCACACCCTCCGCGCGAACATCGACTACGGCTTCTACGAGGCCAAGACCACCTTCGGCCGCATCGGCGTGAAGGTCTGGATCTACAAGGGCGACGTCACCAACAAGGAGCTCGCTCGCGAGCAGGCTTCGCAGAAGTCCTCCCGTGGTGACCGCAATGACCGTCCCCGCCGTGCGCCCAAGGCGCAGGAGCCGGTGGCAGCAGGAGTTGAGGCATAA
- the rplV gene encoding 50S ribosomal protein L22: protein MVESIARVRHIRVTPMKARRVVNLIRGKQAQEALAILKFAPQSASEPVYKLVASAIANARVKADATNTYLDEQDLYISSAFVDEGTTLKRFQPRAQGRAFRINKRTSHITVVLATPEEGTK, encoded by the coding sequence ATGGTGGAGTCGATCGCACGCGTGCGTCACATCCGCGTGACCCCCATGAAGGCCCGTCGCGTCGTCAACCTGATCCGCGGCAAGCAGGCACAGGAGGCACTCGCCATCCTGAAGTTCGCACCCCAGAGTGCGAGCGAGCCGGTGTACAAGCTCGTCGCCTCGGCCATCGCGAACGCTCGCGTCAAGGCCGATGCAACGAACACCTATCTGGACGAGCAGGACCTCTACATCAGCAGCGCATTCGTCGATGAGGGCACCACCCTCAAGCGTTTCCAGCCGCGTGCTCAGGGTCGTGCCTTCCGCATCAACAAGCGAACGAGCCACATCACCGTCGTGCTCGCCACGCCCGAGGAGGGTACGAAGTAA
- the rpsS gene encoding 30S ribosomal protein S19, with amino-acid sequence MPRSLKKGPFVDEHLLRKVVVANEAGSKNVIKTWSRRSMIIPAMLGHTIAVHDGRKHIPVFVTETMVGHKLGEFAPTRTFRGHVKDDKKGRRR; translated from the coding sequence ATGCCTCGCAGTCTTAAGAAGGGCCCCTTCGTCGACGAGCACCTGCTTCGCAAGGTCGTCGTCGCAAACGAAGCCGGTTCCAAGAACGTCATCAAGACGTGGTCCCGTCGCTCGATGATCATCCCGGCAATGCTCGGGCACACGATCGCCGTGCACGATGGCCGCAAGCACATCCCGGTGTTCGTCACCGAGACCATGGTGGGTCACAAGCTCGGAGAGTTCGCCCCCACCCGCACCTTCCGTGGACACGTGAAGGACGACAAGAAGGGTCGCCGCCGCTGA
- the rplB gene encoding 50S ribosomal protein L2: MAIRKYKPTTPGRRGSSVADFAEITRSTPEKSLLKPLSKTGGRNNQGRITTRHIGGGHKRQYRVIDFRRNDKDGVPAKVAHIEYDPNRTARIALLHFVDGTKRYILAPNKLQQGDPIESGAGADIKPGNNLPLKNIPTGTVIHAIELRPGGGAKLARSAGVSVRLVAKDGPYAQLRLPSGEIRNVDARCRATIGEVGNAEQSNINWGKAGRKRWKGVRPTVRGVAMNPVDHPHGGGEGKTSGGRHPVSPWGKSEGRTRRPNKESDKLIVRRRTVGKKRK, encoded by the coding sequence ATGGCTATTCGTAAGTACAAGCCCACGACCCCGGGTCGTCGCGGTTCCTCCGTCGCCGATTTCGCGGAGATCACGCGTTCGACGCCCGAGAAGTCGCTGCTCAAGCCGCTCTCGAAGACCGGTGGTCGCAACAACCAGGGTCGCATCACGACCCGTCACATCGGTGGTGGCCACAAGCGCCAGTACCGTGTGATCGACTTCCGTCGCAACGACAAGGACGGCGTGCCGGCCAAGGTCGCTCACATCGAGTACGACCCCAACCGCACCGCCCGCATCGCGCTGCTCCACTTCGTGGACGGCACGAAGCGCTACATCCTCGCGCCGAACAAGCTGCAGCAGGGCGACCCGATCGAGTCGGGCGCAGGCGCCGACATCAAGCCGGGCAACAACCTGCCGCTGAAGAACATCCCGACGGGTACCGTCATCCACGCGATCGAGCTCCGTCCCGGTGGCGGTGCCAAGCTCGCCCGCTCGGCCGGCGTCTCGGTTCGTCTCGTCGCCAAGGACGGCCCCTACGCGCAGCTCCGTCTGCCGTCGGGCGAGATCCGCAACGTCGATGCGCGCTGCCGCGCGACCATCGGCGAGGTCGGCAACGCCGAGCAGTCGAACATCAACTGGGGCAAGGCCGGCCGCAAGCGCTGGAAGGGCGTCCGCCCGACCGTGCGCGGTGTTGCGATGAACCCGGTCGACCACCCGCACGGTGGTGGTGAGGGCAAGACCTCCGGTGGTCGCCACCCGGTCAGCCCCTGGGGCAAGTCCGAGGGACGCACTCGTCGCCCCAACAAGGAAAGCGACAAGCTCATCGTCCGTCGTCGCACCGTCGGCAAGAAGCGCAAGTAG
- the rplW gene encoding 50S ribosomal protein L23, whose translation MSAAHNKDPRDIILAPVVSEKSYGLIDEGKYTFTVDPRSNKTEIKLAIEKIFNVQVASINTLNRQGKTRRTRFGQGKRKDTKRAIVTLKSGSIDIFTAVG comes from the coding sequence ATGAGTGCCGCACACAACAAGGACCCGCGCGACATCATCCTCGCGCCGGTCGTCTCGGAGAAGAGCTACGGCCTGATCGACGAGGGCAAGTACACGTTCACCGTGGACCCCCGCTCGAACAAGACCGAGATCAAGCTCGCCATCGAGAAGATCTTCAACGTCCAGGTGGCGTCGATCAACACGCTGAACCGTCAGGGCAAGACCCGCCGTACCCGCTTCGGCCAGGGCAAGCGCAAGGACACCAAGCGCGCGATCGTCACCCTCAAGTCCGGCTCGATCGACATCTTCACGGCTGTCGGCTAA
- the rplD gene encoding 50S ribosomal protein L4, with translation MATATNTIDTLDATGKKSGTVELPAELFDVQTNVPLIHQVVVAQLAAARQGTHKTKTRGEVSGAGRKPFKQKGTGRARQGSIRAPQMTGGGIVHGPQPRDYSQRTPKKMIAAALLGALSDRARGGRIHAVEAFVAGDVAKTKDALALLTSIAPAKHYLVVLARGEELSERAVRNIPTVHTLSVDQLNAYDVLVSDDIVFSTAALEAFVAAKTAKKEEVSA, from the coding sequence ATGGCTACCGCGACCAACACCATCGACACCCTCGACGCCACCGGCAAGAAGTCCGGCACCGTTGAGCTCCCCGCCGAGCTCTTCGACGTGCAGACCAACGTGCCGCTGATCCACCAGGTCGTCGTCGCCCAGCTCGCCGCAGCGCGTCAGGGCACCCACAAGACCAAGACCCGTGGTGAGGTCTCCGGCGCCGGCCGCAAGCCGTTCAAGCAGAAGGGCACCGGCCGCGCTCGTCAGGGCTCGATCCGCGCTCCTCAGATGACCGGCGGTGGCATCGTCCACGGCCCGCAGCCGCGTGACTACTCGCAGCGCACCCCCAAGAAGATGATCGCCGCTGCTCTGCTCGGCGCTCTCTCCGACCGCGCCCGCGGCGGCCGCATCCACGCCGTCGAGGCGTTCGTGGCCGGCGACGTCGCGAAGACGAAGGACGCGCTGGCGCTCCTCACGTCGATCGCCCCGGCGAAGCACTACCTCGTGGTGCTGGCCCGTGGCGAAGAGCTCTCGGAGCGCGCCGTCCGCAACATCCCGACCGTGCACACGCTCTCGGTCGACCAGCTGAACGCCTACGACGTGCTCGTCTCGGACGACATCGTCTTCAGCACCGCTGCGCTCGAGGCGTTCGTCGCCGCGAAGACGGCGAAGAAGGAAGAGGTCTCCGCATGA
- the rplC gene encoding 50S ribosomal protein L3 — MSSATKNVKGLLGTKLGMTQVWDENNKLVPVTVIEIAPNVVTQLRTVEKDGYEAVQIAAGAIDPRKVNQPATGHFAAAGVTPRRHVTEVRTADAASYALGQELPVEGAFEAGQLVDVVGTSKGKGFAGVMKRHNFKGVSASHGSHRNHRKPGSIGASSTPSRVFKGMRMAGRMGGERVTVLNLRVHAVDAEKGLLLVKGAVPGARGRLVFVRNAVKGA; from the coding sequence ATGTCTTCCGCTACCAAGAACGTGAAGGGTCTGCTCGGCACGAAGCTCGGCATGACCCAGGTGTGGGACGAGAACAACAAGCTCGTTCCCGTGACCGTCATCGAGATCGCCCCCAACGTGGTCACCCAGCTCCGCACCGTCGAGAAGGACGGCTACGAGGCTGTGCAGATCGCCGCAGGCGCCATCGACCCCCGCAAGGTCAACCAGCCCGCGACCGGCCACTTCGCCGCCGCAGGTGTGACCCCCCGCCGCCACGTGACCGAGGTCCGCACCGCGGACGCCGCGTCGTACGCGCTCGGCCAGGAGCTCCCCGTCGAGGGCGCCTTCGAGGCCGGCCAGCTCGTCGACGTCGTCGGCACGAGCAAGGGCAAGGGCTTCGCCGGTGTCATGAAGCGCCACAACTTCAAGGGCGTCTCCGCTTCGCACGGTTCGCACCGCAACCACCGCAAGCCCGGTTCCATCGGTGCCTCGTCGACGCCCAGCCGCGTCTTCAAGGGCATGCGCATGGCCGGCCGCATGGGTGGCGAGCGCGTGACCGTGCTCAACCTCCGCGTGCACGCCGTCGACGCCGAGAAGGGTCTGCTGCTCGTCAAGGGCGCCGTCCCCGGTGCGCGTGGCCGTCTCGTTTTCGTCCGCAACGCAGTGAAGGGGGCGTAG
- the rpsJ gene encoding 30S ribosomal protein S10, with amino-acid sequence MAGQKIRIRLKSYDHEVIDTSARKIVDTVTRAGATVVGPVPLPTEKNVVCVIRSPHKYKDSREHFEMRTHKRLIDIVDPTPKAVDSLMRLDLPADVNIEIKL; translated from the coding sequence ATGGCGGGACAGAAGATCCGCATTCGACTGAAGTCGTATGACCACGAGGTCATCGACACCTCGGCGCGCAAGATCGTCGACACGGTGACCCGCGCGGGCGCCACGGTCGTCGGCCCCGTGCCGCTTCCGACCGAGAAGAACGTGGTGTGCGTCATCCGTTCGCCCCACAAGTACAAGGACAGCCGCGAGCACTTCGAGATGCGCACCCACAAGCGCCTCATCGACATCGTGGACCCGACGCCCAAGGCCGTCGACTCGCTCATGCGTCTCGACCTGCCGGCAGACGTCAACATCGAGATCAAGCTCTGA
- a CDS encoding OsmC family protein → MTKTPATGIHHRESARASEGSVSAARTGARTFEGRNASGAAVSIGPAGTPGHFSPGELLKLALAACAGMSADSVIARRLGDDVAFTVWAHGSSEPDNRYDRIDEELLIPLAALSDAEREKLAKLVDASIARSCTVARSVEQDIDIIKEIVDVGE, encoded by the coding sequence ATGACGAAGACTCCGGCCACCGGCATCCACCACCGCGAGAGCGCACGCGCGAGCGAGGGCAGCGTCTCGGCCGCCCGCACCGGCGCACGCACCTTCGAGGGGCGCAACGCGTCCGGTGCGGCCGTCTCCATCGGGCCGGCGGGCACGCCGGGGCACTTCTCCCCCGGCGAACTGCTGAAGCTCGCCCTCGCCGCCTGCGCGGGCATGAGCGCCGACTCCGTCATCGCGCGCCGGCTCGGCGACGACGTGGCCTTCACGGTCTGGGCGCATGGCAGTTCGGAGCCCGACAATCGCTACGACCGCATCGACGAGGAGCTGCTCATCCCGCTCGCGGCGCTCTCCGACGCCGAACGCGAGAAGCTCGCGAAGCTCGTCGACGCGTCGATCGCCCGGAGTTGCACCGTCGCCCGCAGCGTGGAGCAGGACATCGACATCATCAAGGAGATCGTCGACGTCGGCGAGTGA